The Clostridia bacterium genome includes a region encoding these proteins:
- a CDS encoding IMP dehydrogenase: protein ARARNWQRYDLGGKASLTFEEGVDSYVPYAGKLKDGVAMTTAKVKSTMCNCGALTIPELQEKANSTLVSSTSIVEGGAHDVVRKQ, encoded by the coding sequence GCCCGCGCGAGGAACTGGCAGCGCTACGACCTTGGCGGCAAGGCGAGCCTCACCTTCGAAGAAGGTGTTGACAGCTACGTTCCGTACGCCGGCAAACTTAAGGACGGCGTTGCGATGACCACCGCAAAGGTGAAGAGCACGATGTGTAACTGTGGCGCGCTCACGATCCCGGAATTGCAGGAGAAGGCGAACTCGACGCTCGTTTCTTCCACCTCGATCGTAGAGGGCGGTGCCCACGACGTGGTGCGCAAGCAGTAA
- a CDS encoding LysR family transcriptional regulator encodes MVKLEFYRVFYIVAKTGNLSKASKELFISQPAVSYGIKQLEEQLGGRLFVRTAKGMELTPEGKMIYEYVSRAYDELTAAENKFSQMRGLEEGTVHIGASDTISKYFILPRIEQFKKKYPKISIKITNRTTDEIMNMLKTGKVDLGFINRVDETQYPGIRLTSCADIGECFVANAEMAQRFDHPLSVGELTALPLILLEERSSTRRAVERAIETLGGKLTPAFELCSVDLVAECAKAGLGVGCVTKEYIAKELASGELNVVPLSFPLPRRTIAMATLDGMPPSFATAKLQEYFDQTTLDSVKK; translated from the coding sequence ATGGTCAAACTTGAGTTTTACAGAGTTTTCTACATCGTTGCCAAGACAGGCAATTTGTCCAAAGCTTCCAAAGAGCTGTTCATCTCTCAGCCCGCCGTTTCCTATGGCATCAAGCAACTTGAGGAGCAGCTTGGCGGCAGGCTTTTTGTCCGTACGGCAAAAGGTATGGAACTTACGCCCGAAGGCAAAATGATCTACGAGTACGTTTCTCGCGCGTACGACGAGCTTACCGCGGCGGAAAACAAGTTTTCGCAAATGCGCGGATTGGAGGAGGGCACCGTCCATATCGGCGCTTCCGATACCATCAGCAAGTATTTTATCCTTCCTCGCATCGAACAGTTTAAGAAGAAGTATCCCAAAATCAGCATTAAGATCACCAACCGCACGACGGATGAGATCATGAATATGTTGAAGACGGGCAAGGTGGACCTCGGCTTTATCAACCGCGTGGATGAAACGCAGTACCCCGGCATCCGCCTGACCTCTTGCGCCGATATCGGCGAATGTTTTGTCGCCAATGCGGAGATGGCGCAACGCTTTGACCATCCGCTTTCGGTGGGTGAACTGACCGCGCTCCCCCTCATCTTGTTGGAGGAGAGGTCCAGCACTCGTCGCGCCGTGGAACGCGCCATCGAGACCCTCGGCGGCAAGCTGACTCCCGCGTTTGAGTTGTGTAGCGTTGACCTTGTGGCGGAGTGCGCCAAGGCGGGCTTGGGCGTCGGTTGCGTGACCAAGGAATACATCGCCAAGGAGCTTGCCTCCGGTGAGCTCAACGTCGTTCCGCTTTCCTTCCCGCTGCCGCGCAGGACCATTGCGATGGCAACGTTGGATGGGATGCCGCCTTCCTTCGCTACGGCGAAATTGCAGGAATATTTTGATCAAACCACGCTGGACAGCGTGAAAAAATAA